Proteins from a genomic interval of Pseudodesulfovibrio nedwellii:
- a CDS encoding multiheme c-type cytochrome, which produces MEYPIWQLTTLAGGFWIAFIATIHVYVAHFAVGGGLFLVLTEQAAYRTNNMHLLEWAKKHTRFFLLLTMAFGGVSGVAIWFTIALIAPEATITLIHQFVFGWAAEWVCFLGEIVALIIYYYTWNTMNRRDHVIVGWLYFIFGWFSLFLINGIIGFMLTPGDWLQTKDFWDGLFNPTFWPSLVFRTFFSAACAGLFGFVTATRIKDDDTRMLAVRSCSVWTTLGVLAVIVSGWWYIAALPAGQYEMVAFKSHRVAVFMQWFWMFSLATLIGGLLLAIRAPRLISFPLALVVLLAGQGLFGSFEFVREAGRKPYLIWDTVYSTSIVKAHMPIINQNGAIASAKWAPPELKKGITEDNWKQAGAFLYQLECSACHSIGGPMNDIRKRTAVFNTNGLDALLTGMGKINKYMPPFAGTPDERMILARYISEELNNKAPMDPVELPELKSVEPVAFGSDTSEYVLTAWCARGAGFYAQSDKWTLLPPSNTLRAQLVLRGPGPERVLEDVVITYQVENGFKGKSLSGTLALNEEFERFETKLAIQSQANGAYNLLPVINLEARNDAGEILATARVALPTSNQMGCRNCHGGEWAQGDSGVANATVENILAVHDRMNRTDLSNRKGVVECASCHDDPMQDTDGKDKRLNLSAAIHGIHAVYLAGREAEDSCLKCHPESTLRGQHDLGGFVCTDCHGAMEDHAISLLKAEKDQSIPGADRLLGLIIPQTLGNQDAINPRTPWLNEPDCLTCHVDFQPPETDSAFNSWTDGPATLYAARRDEMDAMHCGACHGSPHAIYPASDRDNVMPLQYMDEAQAIGANGTCVVCHGETMEDAVHHPGMGLE; this is translated from the coding sequence ATGGAATACCCCATCTGGCAACTCACAACTCTGGCCGGCGGCTTCTGGATCGCCTTTATCGCGACCATCCATGTTTATGTAGCCCATTTCGCTGTCGGTGGCGGACTGTTCCTCGTCCTGACCGAACAGGCGGCATACCGTACCAACAACATGCACCTGCTTGAATGGGCCAAAAAACACACCCGTTTCTTCCTACTTCTGACCATGGCTTTCGGCGGGGTATCCGGCGTGGCCATCTGGTTCACCATCGCACTCATTGCACCTGAGGCGACCATCACTCTCATCCACCAATTCGTCTTTGGCTGGGCTGCCGAGTGGGTTTGTTTTCTCGGCGAAATTGTCGCGCTCATAATCTATTACTATACATGGAACACCATGAATCGCCGCGACCACGTCATCGTGGGCTGGCTCTATTTCATCTTCGGTTGGTTCTCCCTGTTTCTCATCAACGGCATCATCGGCTTCATGCTCACGCCCGGAGACTGGTTGCAAACCAAAGACTTCTGGGATGGTTTATTCAACCCGACTTTCTGGCCTTCACTGGTCTTCCGCACTTTCTTCAGTGCGGCTTGTGCCGGTCTTTTCGGATTCGTCACAGCTACACGCATCAAGGACGACGACACCCGCATGCTCGCGGTGCGCTCCTGCTCAGTCTGGACGACCCTTGGTGTACTGGCCGTCATCGTCTCAGGCTGGTGGTACATAGCCGCCCTGCCTGCCGGTCAATATGAGATGGTCGCATTCAAATCCCACCGTGTCGCCGTATTCATGCAATGGTTCTGGATGTTCAGTCTGGCAACACTTATCGGAGGACTGTTGCTCGCCATCCGAGCCCCACGACTCATCAGTTTCCCGCTGGCACTGGTCGTTCTTCTGGCCGGACAAGGACTTTTCGGTTCCTTTGAATTCGTACGCGAAGCCGGACGCAAGCCGTATCTTATCTGGGATACGGTCTATTCAACGTCCATCGTCAAGGCGCATATGCCGATCATCAACCAGAACGGAGCCATTGCCTCTGCCAAATGGGCACCGCCGGAACTCAAAAAAGGCATCACCGAAGACAACTGGAAACAAGCCGGCGCATTCCTGTATCAGCTCGAATGTTCCGCCTGCCATTCAATCGGCGGTCCCATGAACGATATTCGCAAACGCACCGCCGTATTCAACACCAACGGGTTGGACGCTCTCCTCACGGGCATGGGCAAGATCAACAAATACATGCCGCCTTTTGCCGGAACCCCGGACGAACGCATGATTCTGGCCCGGTACATCAGCGAAGAACTGAACAACAAAGCTCCTATGGACCCGGTAGAATTACCGGAATTGAAATCGGTCGAGCCTGTGGCTTTTGGCTCGGATACTTCAGAATACGTGCTGACTGCATGGTGCGCACGCGGTGCTGGTTTCTATGCCCAAAGCGACAAATGGACCCTGCTGCCACCTTCCAACACGTTACGCGCCCAACTCGTCCTGCGCGGTCCCGGCCCCGAGCGTGTACTTGAAGACGTCGTTATTACCTATCAGGTGGAAAACGGCTTCAAGGGTAAGTCCTTATCCGGCACACTAGCCCTCAACGAAGAGTTCGAACGATTCGAAACCAAACTCGCCATTCAGTCTCAGGCCAATGGCGCATACAATCTATTGCCTGTTATCAACCTTGAAGCACGCAACGACGCCGGGGAAATTCTGGCCACTGCCCGAGTCGCACTACCTACTTCCAACCAAATGGGATGCCGCAATTGTCACGGCGGCGAATGGGCACAGGGAGACTCAGGTGTTGCCAACGCCACGGTCGAAAACATTCTGGCTGTGCATGACCGCATGAACCGCACCGATCTCTCCAATCGCAAGGGAGTAGTCGAGTGTGCTTCCTGTCATGACGACCCGATGCAGGACACGGACGGCAAAGACAAACGGCTCAATCTGTCCGCCGCCATTCACGGTATTCACGCCGTGTATCTCGCCGGACGCGAGGCCGAGGATTCCTGTCTTAAATGTCACCCGGAATCCACCCTGCGCGGACAGCACGATCTCGGAGGGTTCGTCTGCACAGACTGCCATGGAGCCATGGAAGATCACGCGATCTCCTTACTCAAGGCCGAAAAGGATCAGTCCATTCCCGGCGCTGACAGATTACTCGGTCTGATCATCCCACAAACTCTGGGCAATCAGGACGCCATCAATCCACGCACCCCGTGGTTAAACGAACCGGATTGTCTGACCTGTCACGTGGATTTCCAACCACCGGAAACCGACTCGGCTTTCAACTCCTGGACCGATGGCCCTGCCACGCTCTATGCGGCTCGACGCGACGAGATGGATGCCATGCATTGCGGCGCCTGTCACGGCAGCCCGCACGCCATCTACCCGGCATCCGATCGCGACAATGTCATGCCGCTCCAATACATGGATGAAGCTCAAGCCATTGGAGCCAACGGAACCTGCGTCGTCTGCCACGGCGAAACCATGGAAGACGCAGTACATCATCCAGGTATGGGATTGGAATAA
- a CDS encoding methyl-accepting chemotaxis protein — translation MKIGFKITSLGAVLIGLTVTCILGILLWQSGNMQETLTESFDKQARHEVELAVVDAGNMLATQHATLAKQLENDMHVVLDIVQRNGGFHLLDETVDWKAVNQISKNASTVSLDKMALGTEWLGQNADPNVSTPMVDEIMKMTGTTCTVFQTMNSQGDLLRVATNILKTDGNRAVGTFVPSSSIVAQTVKSGQTFRGTAFVVNAWYLTQYRPIKNASGTVIGCLYVGILQEGVQELRQGIKSVVLGETGYMAVLGGSGKGEGVVKMHKDKSLEGQNVLQTTDAEGNTVFKELIEAAQANDGKPVTKAAMLADRGGVEPRAVLLSATYFKPWNWVIVGTGYVEEFLGGKRAADAALDSTTWWTILIGVVMLVIGVLVFFFFANKMSRSIGKAVSVMSEISQGNLDVPALDADTSRFRDELDELGESVNAMGERLRDIVHNVQSSAQSVTQGSAELANTSQSISAGASNQAASVEEVSASMEEMTSNIEQNTENAQQTEGIARQAAGDASKGGESVSRTVDAMRQIADKIAIIEEIARQTNLLALNAAIEAARAGEHGKGFAVVAAEVRKLAERSGVAAAEISELSASSVDIAEQAGKMLGKMVPDITRTAELVLEISTASHEQTTGSSQIKNAILELDRVVQQNSAESEELAASSEELAGHAAQLQQVIGFFRLRAGTTAPSASVSVNRINSPKPLPSASPKTSPTPSGMNLDMGEDDSGFERF, via the coding sequence ATGAAAATAGGTTTTAAGATAACTTCGCTTGGCGCTGTTCTCATAGGTCTGACTGTAACGTGTATCCTTGGTATTTTGCTTTGGCAGAGTGGCAATATGCAGGAAACGTTGACGGAGAGTTTTGATAAGCAGGCTCGACACGAAGTGGAATTGGCCGTTGTCGATGCCGGTAACATGTTGGCGACCCAGCACGCCACTTTGGCGAAGCAATTGGAGAATGACATGCATGTCGTTCTCGATATTGTTCAACGAAATGGGGGCTTTCACCTGTTGGATGAAACGGTTGATTGGAAGGCTGTGAACCAGATTTCGAAAAATGCATCGACTGTTTCACTCGACAAGATGGCTCTTGGAACAGAATGGCTTGGGCAAAATGCTGATCCTAATGTCTCGACCCCCATGGTGGACGAGATTATGAAAATGACAGGAACCACCTGTACTGTTTTTCAGACCATGAATTCTCAAGGCGACCTGTTAAGGGTCGCGACTAATATCCTCAAGACAGACGGTAATCGTGCTGTTGGGACATTTGTCCCCAGCTCAAGCATCGTAGCTCAAACGGTGAAGTCCGGGCAGACTTTTCGGGGGACGGCTTTTGTGGTCAATGCGTGGTATCTGACGCAGTACAGGCCCATCAAGAATGCGTCCGGTACGGTGATCGGTTGTCTCTATGTCGGTATCTTGCAGGAGGGTGTGCAGGAATTGCGGCAGGGCATCAAGTCCGTTGTACTTGGTGAAACCGGGTATATGGCTGTTCTGGGAGGTTCGGGCAAAGGCGAGGGCGTGGTTAAAATGCATAAGGATAAGTCGCTTGAGGGACAGAATGTGCTTCAAACGACCGATGCAGAGGGAAATACTGTTTTTAAAGAATTGATCGAAGCCGCTCAGGCGAACGACGGAAAGCCTGTAACCAAAGCGGCCATGCTTGCCGATCGTGGGGGAGTTGAGCCTCGTGCCGTGCTTTTGAGTGCAACGTATTTCAAGCCTTGGAATTGGGTTATCGTAGGCACCGGGTATGTGGAAGAGTTCCTTGGCGGCAAGAGGGCTGCGGATGCGGCATTGGACAGTACGACGTGGTGGACCATACTGATAGGTGTGGTCATGCTTGTGATTGGCGTGTTGGTCTTTTTCTTCTTTGCCAACAAGATGAGCCGTTCCATTGGCAAGGCTGTATCGGTTATGTCTGAGATCAGTCAGGGGAATCTGGATGTTCCCGCGCTTGATGCGGATACGAGTCGATTCAGGGACGAACTGGATGAGCTGGGTGAATCGGTTAACGCCATGGGTGAGCGGCTTCGTGACATTGTGCATAATGTCCAATCCTCTGCGCAGAGTGTGACTCAGGGTAGCGCCGAATTGGCGAATACCTCGCAGTCGATTTCCGCAGGCGCATCCAATCAAGCTGCTTCTGTTGAAGAAGTCTCGGCTTCCATGGAAGAGATGACCTCCAATATTGAGCAGAATACAGAGAACGCTCAACAGACTGAAGGCATTGCGCGGCAGGCTGCGGGCGATGCTTCCAAGGGCGGTGAGTCGGTGAGTCGGACGGTGGATGCCATGCGTCAGATCGCCGACAAGATCGCGATTATTGAGGAAATAGCCCGTCAGACAAACCTGTTGGCATTGAACGCGGCTATCGAAGCTGCCCGCGCCGGTGAACATGGCAAGGGTTTTGCGGTTGTTGCCGCCGAAGTGCGTAAGTTGGCAGAACGAAGCGGTGTTGCTGCCGCCGAGATCAGTGAGCTTTCGGCCAGCAGTGTCGATATAGCAGAACAGGCCGGGAAGATGTTGGGCAAGATGGTTCCAGATATCACCCGGACTGCCGAACTTGTTTTGGAGATATCCACGGCTAGCCATGAGCAGACCACTGGTTCATCCCAAATCAAGAACGCCATTCTCGAATTGGACCGTGTGGTGCAGCAGAACTCGGCAGAGTCTGAAGAATTGGCTGCTTCGTCCGAAGAACTGGCTGGTCATGCCGCTCAGTTGCAGCAGGTTATCGGTTTCTTCCGGCTTCGTGCAGGAACGACTGCCCCGTCTGCATCGGTCAGCGTTAACCGTATCAATTCGCCCAAGCCGTTGCCTTCTGCTTCTCCCAAAACATCCCCGACTCCGTCCGGTATGAATCTGGATATGGGGGAAGATGACTCTGGGTTCGAGCGTTTTTAG
- a CDS encoding type III pantothenate kinase, with protein sequence MGKILLFDAGNTNTKLCLADDQGLGESYTLPTRPANTDDDWGLKIESILLREDVDPADIEACVISSVVPPLDPLISRMARRFLNCEALFAARDLPIDMDNEYARPEQVGADILVGCYSARMTYDDKNLIVIDFGTATTLACVQNTAFKGGLICPGVLSSAGALAGGTAKLPKVDLTVSDESITWGKTTEECLNQGLVFGFASMVDGLVDKLSVQLKDPFVVATGGLARTIAQVSDSIDELRPDLVMEGLWMAYYNR encoded by the coding sequence ATGGGCAAGATACTGCTTTTCGATGCCGGGAATACCAACACCAAACTTTGTCTGGCCGATGATCAAGGGCTGGGCGAGAGTTATACCCTGCCAACACGTCCGGCCAATACCGATGATGATTGGGGACTCAAAATCGAGTCTATTTTGCTCCGTGAGGATGTGGACCCGGCAGACATTGAAGCCTGCGTTATTTCCAGCGTGGTGCCGCCGCTCGATCCGCTTATTTCCCGCATGGCGCGACGTTTTCTCAACTGTGAGGCGCTTTTTGCCGCCCGCGATTTGCCCATTGATATGGACAATGAATACGCTCGTCCAGAACAGGTGGGAGCGGATATATTGGTCGGGTGTTACTCAGCACGCATGACCTATGACGACAAGAATCTTATCGTTATCGATTTCGGCACAGCTACGACCTTGGCCTGTGTCCAAAACACCGCGTTCAAGGGTGGGCTGATCTGTCCCGGCGTCCTGTCATCTGCCGGAGCTTTAGCTGGAGGTACTGCAAAACTCCCTAAAGTGGATCTGACGGTGTCTGATGAGTCTATAACGTGGGGAAAAACCACAGAAGAGTGTCTCAATCAAGGTCTTGTTTTTGGTTTTGCGTCTATGGTTGATGGCCTTGTCGACAAGCTGTCAGTGCAATTGAAAGATCCTTTTGTGGTGGCAACAGGTGGCTTGGCTCGGACCATTGCACAGGTTTCCGATTCCATTGATGAACTGCGTCCCGATCTGGTCATGGAAGGATTGTGGATGGCATATTATAATCGGTAG
- the eno gene encoding phosphopyruvate hydratase: MSTIVGVWAREILDSRGNPTIECEVLLESGVIGRAAVPSGASTGTREALELRDKEERYNGKGVQQAVENVRGEIAGAVIGMDAVRQVSLDYALIDLDGTENKDRLGANAMLGVSMAVARAGARFLGLPLYQHLGGMNAKLLPVPLMNIINGGEHAPNNLDIQEFMIMPVGAETFAEALRMGAEVFHNLKTILSKDGHVTSVGDEGGFAPNLKSHAEAFQYITRACEAAGYEPGKQIGFAIDAAASEFYKDGKYVLAGENKTFSSAELVDFYDDLASQFPLISIEDGFAESDWDGFALQTDKMGERIQLVGDDLFVTNPDILAEGIDKGVCNSILIKLNQIGTVTETLDTIELAKCASYTNVVSHRSGETGDHFIADLAVGVNAGQIKTGSLCRSDRLEKYNQLLRIEEELGDDGIYYGPVLGGSFFDE, encoded by the coding sequence ATGAGTACCATCGTCGGCGTTTGGGCGCGTGAAATCCTCGATTCTCGCGGCAACCCCACCATCGAATGCGAAGTTTTGTTGGAATCCGGCGTCATTGGCCGGGCAGCCGTGCCTTCTGGCGCATCTACCGGAACCCGTGAGGCCCTTGAACTGCGTGACAAGGAAGAGCGTTATAACGGTAAAGGCGTGCAGCAGGCCGTCGAGAACGTGCGCGGTGAAATTGCCGGTGCCGTTATCGGCATGGATGCCGTGCGTCAGGTTTCGCTCGACTACGCACTTATTGATCTGGACGGTACCGAGAACAAGGATCGCCTTGGCGCCAACGCCATGCTCGGCGTTTCCATGGCTGTCGCTCGTGCAGGCGCTCGTTTTCTGGGTCTGCCCCTGTACCAGCACCTTGGTGGTATGAACGCCAAGCTGTTGCCTGTTCCCCTTATGAATATCATTAACGGTGGCGAACATGCTCCGAATAACCTGGATATTCAGGAATTCATGATTATGCCTGTTGGCGCAGAGACGTTTGCCGAGGCCCTGCGCATGGGTGCCGAAGTCTTCCACAATCTCAAGACTATTCTGTCCAAGGACGGTCACGTTACCTCTGTTGGTGATGAGGGTGGTTTTGCTCCGAACCTGAAGTCTCACGCTGAGGCCTTTCAGTATATTACCCGCGCTTGTGAAGCCGCAGGGTACGAACCCGGCAAGCAAATCGGTTTCGCCATTGATGCCGCCGCTTCCGAGTTCTACAAGGATGGAAAGTACGTTCTGGCCGGTGAGAACAAGACCTTTTCTTCCGCTGAGCTGGTCGATTTCTACGATGACCTTGCCTCTCAGTTCCCGCTTATTTCCATCGAAGATGGTTTTGCTGAATCTGATTGGGACGGCTTTGCCCTCCAGACCGACAAGATGGGCGAGCGTATTCAGCTTGTGGGCGACGACCTGTTTGTTACCAACCCGGACATTCTGGCCGAAGGTATCGACAAAGGTGTTTGCAACTCCATCCTGATCAAGCTTAATCAGATTGGTACTGTGACCGAGACTTTGGACACCATTGAGCTTGCTAAGTGCGCCAGCTACACCAACGTAGTTTCCCACCGTTCTGGTGAGACCGGCGATCATTTTATCGCCGACTTGGCTGTTGGTGTAAATGCCGGACAGATCAAGACCGGCTCTTTGTGCCGTTCGGATCGTCTGGAAAAATACAACCAGCTTTTGCGCATTGAAGAAGAACTTGGCGATGACGGTATCTATTATGGTCCCGTTCTCGGTGGAAGTTTCTTCGACGAGTAG
- a CDS encoding MATE family efflux transporter codes for MEQFFSKKWSALDYAKFVTPSVLSMISISLYTIVDALFIARYAGPLAMASVNIVMPLFCLTFGVGVMFAAGASAIIGIELGKQQSEKAFAHFTLTVSVLLFLMVGIILLVKGMGTDRVALLLGATDKLLPYCISYLNAIIYGLGAVILQVTVEYFMRLDGSPGWAFCTTVGAGLTNATLDYILIAKFDMGISGAGLASSAGIAVAVAIGIYYFIFKARMLRFARPTMDFRFLRNAMVNGSSEMVSELSAGVKTLVFNYVVLSYAGEYGVAALSIMMYTYYLLSSVHIGLSIGVSPAISFNYGRRNFAKIRELVRTSALIMVGASILSFLVAIFYGSDIIRLFAKDEQAVIAIAEGALAIFAFSFLLEGVSILASGFFTSVNNGKISALISFLKSFVFTLGFIVLLPPLFGLTGVWLSVPMSEIAAVGMSIFFFMKYRHRYVRPEVAVPT; via the coding sequence ATGGAACAGTTTTTCAGCAAAAAGTGGTCCGCACTGGATTACGCTAAGTTTGTCACTCCGTCCGTGCTCAGCATGATTTCGATCTCGCTGTACACGATCGTGGACGCCCTGTTTATCGCACGGTACGCCGGACCTCTCGCCATGGCCTCGGTCAATATCGTCATGCCCCTTTTCTGCCTCACTTTTGGAGTAGGCGTCATGTTTGCCGCCGGAGCCAGCGCCATCATCGGCATTGAACTCGGTAAGCAACAATCGGAAAAAGCCTTCGCACACTTCACGTTAACCGTTAGCGTGCTTCTCTTCCTGATGGTGGGGATCATTCTTCTGGTCAAGGGAATGGGCACTGACAGAGTAGCACTTCTTCTCGGGGCAACCGACAAGCTTCTGCCCTATTGCATAAGCTATCTAAACGCGATCATCTATGGATTAGGTGCGGTCATACTGCAAGTGACCGTCGAATATTTCATGCGTCTGGACGGCAGCCCCGGCTGGGCATTCTGCACCACCGTTGGTGCAGGACTGACCAATGCTACGTTAGACTATATCCTCATCGCCAAGTTCGACATGGGAATCAGCGGGGCAGGTCTCGCCTCCAGCGCAGGCATCGCCGTTGCCGTTGCCATCGGCATCTACTATTTCATTTTCAAGGCGCGGATGCTCCGTTTTGCACGCCCCACCATGGATTTCCGATTTCTGAGAAATGCCATGGTCAATGGATCATCCGAGATGGTGTCTGAACTATCGGCAGGCGTGAAGACGCTTGTTTTCAACTACGTTGTACTCTCCTATGCTGGTGAATACGGCGTGGCCGCACTCTCCATCATGATGTACACATACTATCTCCTGTCTTCGGTACATATCGGCCTGAGCATCGGGGTATCCCCAGCCATAAGCTTCAACTATGGGAGACGTAACTTCGCCAAGATCAGAGAACTGGTTCGCACGTCGGCACTGATCATGGTGGGGGCATCCATTCTCTCATTCCTCGTTGCCATATTCTACGGAAGTGACATCATCAGACTCTTTGCCAAGGACGAACAGGCCGTAATAGCCATTGCCGAAGGCGCACTGGCAATCTTCGCTTTCAGCTTCCTACTCGAAGGCGTCAGTATTCTCGCCTCGGGATTCTTCACTTCCGTAAACAACGGCAAGATATCCGCACTCATTTCCTTTCTGAAATCCTTTGTCTTCACTCTGGGATTCATCGTACTTCTGCCGCCACTATTCGGTCTAACCGGAGTCTGGCTCTCCGTGCCCATGTCAGAAATCGCGGCAGTTGGAATGTCTATATTCTTCTTCATGAAGTACAGACACCGATACGTCAGGCCCGAGGTCGCCGTTCCAACATAA
- a CDS encoding MerR family transcriptional regulator produces MKIRFSTGEMAKHFGISKQTLIYYDTIGLFRPRWTNEETGYRSYSIEQNEILDTILALKNLGMPLKKIRDYLNLPTIEERICLLEKQEERIKNKIKVITRARKRVNSMLAAFRDRSKIVPFEMGVKRVEQRSLFSESVSEPYDLYQLEIAIKRLLERTQVRGDTDLHEFMGVVDAPAVNVRLFMKVGQYVKSGGNDRLEAGDYAYIYHKGSYDTVYLSQKKLENFMEEMGLEKVGLIYENIMLDYLAVSNEDEYLIEVMVPVVRRSS; encoded by the coding sequence ATGAAAATCAGATTTTCCACGGGCGAAATGGCAAAACATTTTGGCATCTCAAAGCAGACACTTATATATTACGATACAATAGGGCTTTTCAGGCCACGGTGGACAAATGAGGAAACCGGATATCGATCCTATTCCATCGAACAAAATGAGATACTGGATACGATTCTTGCGTTGAAAAATCTTGGTATGCCGCTCAAGAAAATTCGTGATTATTTGAATCTGCCAACAATTGAAGAGCGCATTTGTTTGCTTGAGAAGCAGGAGGAGCGCATTAAGAATAAAATTAAAGTCATCACCAGAGCGAGGAAACGGGTCAATTCCATGCTTGCCGCATTCAGAGATCGTTCGAAAATTGTTCCTTTCGAGATGGGGGTCAAGCGGGTGGAGCAGAGAAGTCTGTTCAGCGAATCTGTTAGCGAGCCGTATGACCTATATCAATTGGAAATAGCTATTAAGCGGCTACTTGAAAGAACGCAGGTACGGGGAGATACCGATTTGCATGAATTCATGGGGGTGGTGGATGCCCCTGCTGTAAATGTGCGGTTATTCATGAAAGTAGGACAATATGTGAAGTCCGGCGGCAATGATCGCCTTGAAGCCGGGGATTATGCCTATATATACCATAAAGGATCGTACGATACGGTTTATCTTTCACAAAAGAAGCTTGAGAATTTTATGGAAGAGATGGGACTTGAAAAAGTCGGGTTGATTTATGAAAATATCATGTTGGATTATTTGGCTGTGTCCAATGAAGATGAGTATCTTATTGAAGTGATGGTGCCTGTTGTTCGGCGGAGTTCTTGA
- the folD gene encoding bifunctional methylenetetrahydrofolate dehydrogenase/methenyltetrahydrofolate cyclohydrolase FolD — MILLDGKETAATIRAEIREEVDGLGGKYGRKPGLAVVLVGEDPASQVYVRNKERACTDCGIESIPHRLDSASQHELEGLIQELNRDVNVDGILVQLPLPEGLDSQKILDLIDPDKDVDGFHPVNVGKMSLGLPGFKPCTPAGVINLLKRYDLDPACKKAVVIGRSNIVGKPLAMMLSQSGPCANATVTLCHSRTQDLKAECLEADFVFAAIGKPNFVTADMVKEGAVVVDVGINRTDEGLAGDCDFESLKDKVHAMTPVPGGVGPMTIAQLMVNTLEAFKMHVGA; from the coding sequence ATGATTCTTCTGGACGGTAAGGAAACAGCGGCAACTATACGAGCCGAGATCAGAGAGGAAGTGGACGGACTGGGCGGCAAGTATGGTCGTAAACCCGGACTGGCCGTAGTGTTGGTGGGCGAAGATCCGGCCAGCCAGGTGTATGTACGGAACAAGGAACGGGCTTGTACGGACTGTGGTATCGAATCCATCCCGCATCGCCTTGATTCAGCCAGTCAGCATGAGCTGGAAGGTTTGATTCAGGAGTTGAACCGTGATGTGAATGTGGACGGTATCCTTGTGCAGCTTCCCCTGCCCGAAGGGCTGGACTCCCAGAAAATTTTGGATCTTATCGACCCGGATAAGGATGTCGATGGATTTCATCCGGTCAATGTGGGCAAGATGTCCCTCGGTTTGCCCGGTTTCAAACCGTGTACTCCTGCCGGTGTCATCAATCTTTTGAAACGGTATGACCTGGACCCGGCCTGCAAGAAAGCCGTGGTTATCGGCCGTTCCAATATCGTGGGCAAACCGCTTGCCATGATGTTGTCCCAGAGCGGTCCGTGCGCTAACGCAACAGTCACGCTGTGTCATTCGCGCACGCAGGACCTCAAGGCCGAGTGCCTGGAAGCCGATTTCGTGTTCGCAGCCATTGGCAAACCCAACTTCGTGACCGCCGATATGGTCAAGGAAGGGGCTGTCGTGGTGGATGTTGGTATCAATCGTACCGACGAAGGTCTGGCAGGGGATTGCGATTTCGAATCCCTCAAGGATAAGGTCCACGCAATGACGCCAGTACCCGGTGGTGTCGGTCCCATGACCATTGCTCAGTTGATGGTTAACACGCTGGAAGCTTTTAAGATGCACGTTGGCGCATAG